From Pempheris klunzingeri isolate RE-2024b chromosome 16, fPemKlu1.hap1, whole genome shotgun sequence, a single genomic window includes:
- the LOC139215767 gene encoding zymogen granule membrane protein 16-like, translated as MDRMFYFALLALLAASAFADVQSLQYSFSPSVGSGSGKTYSLTGAGRITAVRVWEVYSSVVYGIQFRFGYIWSDLAGTKLNEAKEIELFDGETIVQISGKYRHYLQSVVFTTSRGRTLSAGQPAGLSFNMYPTHSEAELIFISGRAHGAITAIEAHWGVVDSANNSTAWL; from the exons atggacaG aatgttttattttgcccTTCTCGCTCTGCTGGCAGCCTCTGCCTTTGCTGATG TCCAGTCTCTGCAATACTCCTTCTCCCCATCAGTGGGGTCAGGATCTGGCAAGACCTACAGTCTGACAGGAGCAGGCAGAATCACAGCTGTCCGAGTGTGGGAGGTCTACAGCAGCGTCGTCTATGG CATCCAGTTCCGCTTCGGCTACATCTGGTCCGACCTCGCTGGCACCAAATTGAACGAGGCCAAGGAGATTGAATTGTTTGATGGTGAAACTATAGTCCAAATTTCTGGGAAGTACCGCCACTACTTGCAGTCAGTGGTGTTCACCACCAGCAGGGGCCGCACACTGAGCGCAGGCCAGCCCGCCGGCCTCTCCTTCAACATGTATCCCACCCACAGTGAGGCTGAGCTGATTTTCATCAGTGGCCGGGCTCATGGAGCCATCACCGCCATTGAAGCACACTGGGGTGTCGTTGATTCAGCGAATAACAGCACTGCTTGGCTCTGA